From the genome of Arthrobacter alpinus, one region includes:
- a CDS encoding HAD family hydrolase, with translation MTAQPRTTAKTIHAVFLDVDGTYADYGVVPDAHVRAVRSARAAGHKVFLCTGRPVSMLPEHILEAGFDGLIASAGA, from the coding sequence ATGACCGCCCAGCCACGCACCACCGCAAAGACCATCCATGCCGTCTTCCTCGATGTTGATGGGACCTACGCCGACTACGGGGTTGTCCCGGATGCCCATGTACGGGCTGTCCGGTCGGCACGTGCTGCCGGCCACAAAGTCTTCTTGTGCACCGGCCGGCCAGTGTCGATGCTCCCCGAGCACATCCTCGAGGCGGGCTTTGACGGCCTAATCGCCAGTGCTGGCGCCTAG
- a CDS encoding winged helix-turn-helix transcriptional regulator: MSVTIPPGGSAIGSALLALGDRWTLLILQRAFVLHTRRFSDWRAQLGVSDSTLAARLRDLVAAELLVRAPYDDNGRTREEYLLTPRALELYSLFLVIWGWEQASMPGAKDAPHLIHDKCGQSILPHLGCGVCGTAPVTARETTAERAEHAEFAKISVPRLHRRAQETGTPTDAISYFPQTMGILGDRWSTAILAASFIGIRRFNAFKSELGIAPSILSDRLRRFVGVGVLHAPNDAGEYRLTAKGMGFFPTFALIVDWAQRWYAAAPSRELTIRHTACGAPLHPVLFCSLCGELLERTTVHFEFSPTTTQRV, encoded by the coding sequence GTGTCAGTAACTATTCCGCCCGGTGGCAGTGCAATCGGGTCAGCACTGCTCGCGCTCGGGGACCGCTGGACACTGCTGATCCTCCAGCGGGCCTTCGTTCTCCACACCCGCCGCTTTAGCGACTGGCGTGCGCAGCTAGGCGTCAGCGACTCTACGCTGGCCGCACGGCTGCGTGATCTGGTCGCCGCCGAACTCCTCGTACGCGCACCTTACGATGACAACGGCCGTACCCGCGAAGAGTATCTGCTCACGCCGCGGGCGCTGGAGCTGTACAGCCTGTTCCTGGTGATCTGGGGTTGGGAGCAGGCCTCGATGCCAGGCGCCAAAGACGCGCCGCATCTGATCCACGATAAATGCGGGCAGTCGATTCTTCCGCACCTGGGGTGTGGTGTCTGCGGGACCGCCCCGGTCACGGCGCGCGAGACCACCGCTGAGCGCGCTGAGCATGCCGAGTTCGCGAAGATCAGTGTGCCCAGGCTGCACCGTCGCGCCCAAGAGACGGGCACCCCGACGGATGCCATTTCCTATTTCCCGCAGACGATGGGGATTCTCGGCGACCGCTGGAGTACAGCGATCCTTGCAGCATCCTTCATTGGCATCCGGCGTTTCAACGCTTTCAAGTCGGAGCTTGGCATTGCTCCGTCGATCCTCTCGGACCGGCTGCGACGCTTCGTCGGCGTCGGCGTGCTGCACGCTCCCAATGACGCGGGCGAGTACCGCCTCACCGCCAAGGGCATGGGCTTCTTCCCAACCTTTGCCCTCATCGTGGACTGGGCTCAGCGATGGTATGCCGCTGCGCCCAGTCGTGAGCTGACCATCCGACACACCGCCTGCGGGGCGCCGCTGCACCCAGTCCTTTTCTGCTCACTGTGTGGTGAGCTGCTAGAGCGCACCACCGTCCACTTTGAGTTCTCACCGACCACAACGCAGAGAGTCTGA
- a CDS encoding TasA family protein, with the protein MRDHTEPRFGGFWRGLASRKVRAVLCLGIFAAPAAVGTMAYWTDEATIESGTFTAGTLDLTVGGAVEDSNYLPGPGGTHEYSTLTIADLLPGESIARPFIVRNFGTTRFIYNGFVHTTNNALAASGNEGGLQVAIYAGGSPTNAGTQAAGDRSGSCPGGDLLKNQEVSTSTNTVELAPADIPLAPGATQTHCVVVLLDLVAPNALQGARTQLIVELDAKQMGAP; encoded by the coding sequence ATGAGAGATCACACTGAACCCCGTTTTGGCGGTTTTTGGCGGGGGTTGGCCTCACGCAAGGTTCGTGCTGTGCTCTGTCTCGGAATCTTCGCCGCCCCTGCAGCCGTGGGAACCATGGCCTACTGGACCGATGAGGCCACCATAGAGTCCGGTACGTTCACTGCAGGCACATTGGACTTGACCGTGGGCGGCGCAGTGGAGGACAGCAACTACCTCCCAGGCCCCGGCGGCACACACGAATACTCCACTTTAACCATTGCGGATCTGCTCCCTGGCGAGAGCATTGCCCGCCCGTTCATCGTACGAAATTTCGGCACCACAAGATTCATCTATAACGGGTTTGTCCACACCACGAACAACGCCCTCGCTGCATCCGGCAACGAGGGTGGACTGCAGGTCGCAATCTATGCCGGCGGCTCGCCGACCAACGCTGGCACACAAGCAGCCGGGGATCGAAGTGGCAGCTGCCCCGGCGGGGACTTGCTCAAGAACCAGGAAGTTAGCACTTCAACCAATACAGTGGAACTTGCCCCTGCGGACATTCCCCTCGCCCCGGGCGCGACGCAGACTCACTGCGTCGTAGTCCTCCTCGACTTGGTGGCACCGAACGCGCTCCAAGGAGCGCGTACCCAACTGATAGTGGAGCTGGACGCCAAACAGATGGGGGCTCCATGA
- a CDS encoding VOC family protein, protein MQRIVPNVWCQGNAVEAGEFYSAVLPKTSAEVTMSYPGQDLPDSQRDFAGKPLVVDVSVGGYQIRLINAGTEFRPTPALSFILNMDPLMFDGGEEEARTCIHSVWEAFADGGEVRMALGEYPHSKLYGWVEDRLGVNWQLMLADPAGNQRPMLIPQFLFTGPVAQAQQAIDLYAGLLPDSGTEMVVPKPGDSGGILFAEFHLASQWFSAMDGGTDHHFTFTPGLSLQVSCASQDEIDKLWEELSEVPEAEQCGWLVDRFGVSWQIVPQNMGELMKYPGAYQRMLTMKKIIISEL, encoded by the coding sequence ATGCAACGGATCGTGCCCAACGTATGGTGCCAGGGCAATGCGGTGGAGGCCGGCGAATTCTATTCTGCCGTGCTTCCGAAAACGTCGGCTGAGGTCACCATGTCCTATCCGGGGCAGGACTTGCCGGACTCCCAACGCGATTTTGCAGGGAAACCGCTGGTGGTTGATGTGAGCGTTGGCGGCTACCAGATCCGCCTCATTAATGCCGGGACCGAGTTCCGTCCAACGCCTGCCCTGTCGTTCATCCTGAACATGGATCCGCTGATGTTCGACGGCGGCGAAGAGGAGGCGCGCACCTGCATCCACAGCGTGTGGGAAGCCTTCGCAGATGGGGGCGAGGTGCGCATGGCATTGGGCGAGTACCCGCACAGCAAGCTGTACGGCTGGGTCGAGGACCGTTTGGGGGTGAACTGGCAGCTCATGCTGGCCGACCCGGCCGGAAACCAACGACCGATGCTGATTCCACAGTTCCTGTTCACCGGCCCTGTGGCCCAGGCCCAGCAGGCCATCGACCTCTACGCCGGCCTTCTCCCGGATTCGGGCACCGAAATGGTGGTACCTAAGCCAGGAGACTCCGGTGGCATCCTCTTCGCCGAGTTCCACCTCGCCAGCCAGTGGTTCTCCGCCATGGACGGCGGCACGGATCACCACTTCACCTTCACACCAGGGCTCTCCTTGCAAGTCTCCTGCGCGAGCCAGGATGAGATCGACAAATTGTGGGAGGAACTTTCCGAGGTACCCGAAGCCGAACAATGTGGCTGGCTGGTGGACCGTTTTGGCGTGAGTTGGCAGATCGTGCCCCAGAACATGGGCGAACTGATGAAGTACCCAGGCGCCTACCAGCGCATGCTCACCATGAAGAAGATCATCATTTCCGAACTGTGA
- a CDS encoding aspartate/glutamate racemase family protein: MAGEIEDAIAVPFLHLADITAVAVANAGIGTIGLLGAQFTMEEDFSIEHLKSQRLPVVVSLAGRRGNRQPNHLEGTGAGCI; this comes from the coding sequence GTGGCCGGCGAGATCGAGGACGCCATTGCTGTTCCGTTCCTGCATCTGGCTGACATCACCGCGGTTGCCGTGGCAAATGCTGGAATCGGAACCATTGGATTGCTGGGCGCCCAATTCACGATGGAAGAAGACTTCTCCATCGAGCACCTGAAATCCCAGAGATTGCCAGTAGTGGTCTCCCTCGCCGGACGACGGGGCAACCGTCAACCGAATCATCTTGAGGGAACTGGTGCTGGGTGCATTTAA
- a CDS encoding NAD(P)H-dependent flavin oxidoreductase: MTPLELLERLRIPVMAAPMFLASGPELVIAASRAGIIGSFPTPNCRTAEELDAWLTQITTALGTGADAQPWALNLITHSTNTRLGADLEMVEKHRPPIVITALGSPRPVVEVVHSYGGIVLADVVSMKLARKAADAGADGLVCVSSGAGGHTGHLSPLPFIAAVRERFDGLVCVGGGIATGAGIAGAVAAGADLVYMGTRFLATKESIALEGHKKMVVDSEIDDLVVSAAITGTPASWLRASLEAVGIDPSATGATSRDYSMEASNVRRWKDTWAAGQGLNSIDAIETTADIVDRLVAEYGAAWDRVDRIATTR, translated from the coding sequence ATGACCCCCTTGGAACTACTTGAGCGCCTGCGCATCCCGGTGATGGCAGCACCGATGTTTCTGGCATCCGGGCCCGAGCTCGTCATCGCGGCGAGCCGTGCCGGCATCATCGGCTCGTTCCCCACGCCGAACTGCCGCACGGCCGAGGAGCTCGATGCGTGGCTGACCCAGATCACCACAGCACTGGGCACCGGCGCCGACGCCCAGCCCTGGGCGCTGAATCTCATTACGCACTCGACGAACACACGCCTCGGTGCCGACCTGGAAATGGTTGAGAAGCACCGCCCGCCGATCGTTATCACTGCCCTCGGCTCGCCCCGGCCCGTGGTGGAGGTGGTGCATTCCTATGGTGGGATCGTGCTCGCAGACGTTGTTTCGATGAAGCTTGCCCGCAAGGCCGCAGACGCCGGGGCCGACGGGCTCGTGTGCGTATCTTCGGGCGCGGGCGGACATACCGGCCACCTATCGCCGCTGCCGTTCATCGCCGCCGTGCGTGAGCGCTTCGATGGCCTGGTGTGTGTGGGAGGTGGCATCGCAACCGGTGCAGGTATTGCTGGCGCCGTTGCTGCCGGGGCTGATCTGGTCTATATGGGCACGCGCTTCCTCGCCACGAAGGAGAGCATCGCCTTGGAGGGTCACAAGAAGATGGTGGTCGACAGTGAGATAGATGACCTTGTTGTCTCTGCGGCCATCACCGGCACGCCGGCATCCTGGTTGCGTGCTTCGCTAGAAGCCGTCGGCATCGATCCCTCCGCAACGGGCGCCACCTCACGGGACTACTCCATGGAGGCGTCCAACGTTCGACGTTGGAAGGACACCTGGGCTGCAGGTCAGGGGCTCAACAGCATTGACGCGATCGAGACCACAGCGGATATTGTCGATCGCTTGGTGGCCGAGTACGGCGCTGCGTGGGATCGAGTCGACAGGATTGCCACCACCCGCTGA
- a CDS encoding signal peptidase I codes for MTTPEPTIRKTGRRAVEVLLWCGAGLGSLSIIAALAAVIFGIVPLVFTSGSMSPEVPTGSLGLARTVAASDLRVGDVVSVTASDKTRVTHRVLAVEQQSDIAALTLKGDANPGPDRETYAVTEADQVFFTAPYLGRIIMILTSPWGMFVGGLTAAALLLWAFRRQPSAGDDSDSGLEDETAKKPPEAPPVKSGWHRAHQRKVRIRATVLAVGIPALLLTTVASGTSAYFTDTAEVTTTGFVAHRVLQPGPATCTANANSITVGTTPLADPRYTYWARVYTPAGVAISDYKQMTGNPATARLNTSNFTPPLALRTTYTVRIHSRVGAPGPTGSSGWESQVFRRAEFSTTGTTLQCGAAIVPPNIVFTQPTNGFTGTKAQLQARLDRDCDRIVGGICGTAIDPNGTVVSVEYILQRTNIGTYCYVPGGNPNGYPAGGSCRYRSAERNGDTWTIPGNLFGGLIGWNYTLTIKATDNHGAVTEKAIEFRVTP; via the coding sequence ATGACAACGCCAGAACCGACCATTCGTAAGACGGGCCGCCGAGCGGTTGAGGTACTCCTCTGGTGCGGTGCCGGTCTTGGTAGCTTGAGCATCATTGCCGCTCTCGCTGCGGTGATCTTTGGCATTGTGCCGTTGGTGTTCACCTCGGGCTCGATGTCACCAGAAGTACCAACAGGCTCCCTCGGCCTAGCTCGTACCGTGGCTGCCAGCGACCTCCGGGTCGGGGACGTCGTCAGCGTCACCGCATCCGACAAGACTCGGGTCACGCATCGGGTTCTCGCCGTCGAGCAACAATCGGACATCGCTGCACTGACCCTCAAGGGTGACGCCAACCCTGGACCAGACCGAGAAACGTACGCCGTCACTGAGGCAGACCAGGTTTTCTTCACTGCGCCGTACCTCGGCCGGATTATCATGATCCTCACCAGTCCATGGGGGATGTTCGTTGGCGGTCTCACTGCTGCGGCACTTCTGCTATGGGCATTCCGTCGCCAGCCGTCGGCTGGCGACGACTCGGACTCCGGCTTAGAAGACGAGACTGCGAAAAAACCGCCGGAAGCGCCCCCCGTGAAGTCCGGCTGGCACCGCGCGCACCAAAGGAAGGTCCGGATAAGGGCGACCGTGTTAGCCGTGGGCATCCCCGCCCTCCTGCTCACCACTGTGGCCTCCGGTACTTCCGCATATTTCACCGATACCGCCGAAGTGACGACGACGGGCTTCGTCGCGCACCGGGTGCTACAGCCCGGCCCCGCCACTTGCACAGCCAACGCGAATAGCATCACCGTTGGTACGACGCCCCTAGCTGATCCTCGCTATACCTACTGGGCCCGTGTCTACACCCCAGCTGGTGTCGCGATCTCTGACTACAAACAGATGACCGGTAATCCGGCCACGGCCAGATTAAACACATCCAATTTCACGCCGCCACTTGCCCTGAGAACAACCTACACGGTTCGTATTCACTCCAGAGTCGGGGCCCCGGGGCCCACCGGGTCATCGGGGTGGGAATCACAGGTATTCCGGCGGGCAGAGTTCAGCACGACAGGTACGACCCTCCAATGCGGCGCGGCCATCGTGCCTCCGAACATCGTGTTCACTCAGCCGACCAATGGCTTCACCGGAACCAAGGCGCAGCTACAGGCTCGGCTCGACCGTGATTGCGATCGAATTGTTGGGGGTATCTGCGGAACAGCAATCGACCCGAATGGAACGGTTGTGTCCGTGGAGTACATCCTTCAGCGGACCAATATTGGCACGTATTGCTATGTCCCAGGCGGCAACCCCAACGGATACCCTGCGGGTGGGTCATGCAGATACCGGAGTGCGGAACGAAACGGGGACACGTGGACGATCCCCGGTAACCTCTTCGGCGGACTCATAGGTTGGAACTACACGCTCACCATCAAGGCGACAGACAACCACGGAGCCGTCACGGAGAAAGCGATCGAGTTCAGGGTGACTCCCTGA
- a CDS encoding alternate-type signal peptide domain-containing protein: MNKLAKGAIAAGAAGILLLGGLGTLAFWNDSTAVNGGNVTTGTLALSDAVCDGGWVYAVGNAGVGAPVGLIVPGDTISKECTFAITATGDNLEADLVIPAEVTFTSSPDAPTLNATASASYTTAGGVTGATVTSANDGDIVTATIKVVFPFGDAALVNTNDTQGILSTLDDITVSLAQTES, translated from the coding sequence ATGAATAAGTTGGCCAAAGGTGCTATTGCCGCGGGTGCCGCAGGAATCTTGTTGCTCGGTGGTCTCGGAACGCTGGCTTTCTGGAACGACTCAACGGCCGTCAACGGTGGGAACGTGACCACTGGAACACTGGCCCTCAGTGATGCGGTATGTGACGGCGGGTGGGTATATGCGGTCGGCAATGCCGGAGTAGGCGCCCCGGTAGGGCTGATTGTTCCGGGCGACACGATCTCCAAGGAATGCACGTTCGCGATCACTGCAACCGGTGACAACCTGGAAGCGGACCTCGTCATCCCTGCGGAGGTAACCTTCACTAGCAGTCCCGATGCCCCCACGCTCAATGCAACGGCCTCGGCGAGTTACACGACTGCTGGCGGTGTGACTGGCGCTACCGTAACTTCTGCCAATGACGGGGACATTGTCACAGCCACTATCAAGGTTGTGTTTCCGTTCGGGGATGCCGCCCTTGTCAATACCAACGACACGCAAGGGATCCTATCTACCTTGGACGACATCACCGTCTCGCTCGCCCAGACGGAGTCCTGA
- a CDS encoding signal peptidase I translates to MVVRSLLRWFGQVVAWLLILSVAASVAVAVVIPRITGATPYTILTGSMQPELPPGTLVVVRPVDANKISIGSVITYQLQSGKATNVTHRVVAQGFDTKGGLRFQTQGDANNVPDENWVKPIQIKGEKWYAVPYLGYVNNILIREERQMAVYIAAALLLGYAAFSFIGAIRDRGGHRRTSADS, encoded by the coding sequence ATGGTTGTCCGGTCCTTACTTCGCTGGTTCGGGCAAGTTGTTGCGTGGCTGCTGATCCTTTCGGTGGCAGCGAGCGTGGCGGTGGCGGTGGTAATCCCGAGGATCACTGGCGCAACACCGTACACGATTCTTACCGGATCGATGCAGCCGGAGTTGCCTCCCGGGACCTTGGTGGTGGTGAGACCGGTTGATGCTAACAAGATCAGCATCGGCTCGGTCATCACCTACCAACTCCAATCAGGCAAGGCTACCAACGTCACCCACCGTGTAGTGGCTCAAGGCTTCGACACCAAGGGCGGACTGCGTTTTCAGACTCAGGGAGATGCCAACAACGTTCCTGACGAGAATTGGGTCAAACCAATTCAGATCAAAGGCGAAAAGTGGTACGCAGTTCCCTACCTAGGATACGTCAACAACATACTCATCCGAGAGGAGAGACAGATGGCGGTATACATCGCGGCTGCGCTCCTTCTCGGGTATGCGGCATTTTCGTTCATCGGAGCCATCCGAGATCGTGGAGGTCACCGCAGAACCTCGGCCGACTCTTGA
- a CDS encoding ABC1 kinase family protein has protein sequence MVDFVLIVVLSIAGLLFLLLQSWLAATVVRRVVGVPIGWPRSIMVGFIMSATMGLTVQYLFRAATDQNTNGLNVAPAVAVLFLVLAVGWIFALGVGALVFIEAAFPTGSLPRFSSLFTGWKARRRRTRRYSDVVAIAVRHGLGSRLRGFGNGDSTEREAKTARALRNALNEAGVTFVKLGQMLSTRQDLLPETYIRELQTLQTKASPEPWERISAAIKERLDRPVAEVFSDINPIPLAAASVAQVHQATLLDGTSVVIKVQRPGALDQVNLDTDIILRLAHWLNKTTPWGKSLGVYTLAQGFAGSLEEELDYRIELENMRSIEHSLAVSGNFSVSVPHAYPEFSSERLLVMDTLPGRPVSSAGTLLAGLNAEERSALATTLLGATLEQIVSDGVFHADLHAGNIFITSEGTLGLLDFGAVGRLDPATQTALGMMLYSIDKNDSAGATDALIELLDRPDTLDERALERELGQLLTRYRVGFGPGGSQKMFGDLMSLVIAYKFAVPAQIGAAFRALAAVEGTLQIIDPTMDLVAASRAEGSRLMADRFKLGSVKDELEQRAMQLLPLLNRLPRRLNKITEDLEHGRFNMNVRVLAHPSDRRYLTGLFQQLIVAVLAGSAVLGSIMLITSNEGPLLTGQIHLYGVFGFALLFGGFVLGMRALMLVFKRDVDA, from the coding sequence GTGGTGGACTTTGTGCTGATCGTCGTGCTCAGTATTGCGGGCTTGTTGTTCCTGCTGCTGCAGTCGTGGCTTGCGGCCACCGTGGTGCGGCGCGTGGTGGGTGTGCCCATTGGCTGGCCGCGCTCCATCATGGTGGGGTTCATCATGAGCGCCACCATGGGGCTGACCGTTCAGTACTTATTCCGGGCTGCCACGGACCAGAACACCAACGGCCTGAATGTGGCGCCAGCCGTGGCCGTGCTGTTCCTGGTGCTGGCCGTCGGCTGGATTTTTGCCCTCGGCGTGGGCGCCCTCGTGTTCATCGAGGCGGCGTTCCCCACCGGTTCCCTGCCCCGTTTCAGCTCCCTTTTCACGGGCTGGAAGGCACGACGACGTCGCACCAGACGGTATTCCGACGTTGTCGCGATCGCCGTGCGCCACGGGCTTGGTTCGCGGCTGCGCGGCTTTGGCAACGGCGACAGCACCGAGCGGGAGGCCAAAACGGCCCGCGCCCTGCGCAACGCGCTCAACGAGGCCGGGGTCACGTTTGTCAAGCTGGGCCAGATGCTCTCCACCCGCCAGGACCTGCTTCCCGAAACGTACATTCGCGAACTTCAGACACTTCAAACCAAGGCAAGTCCGGAACCGTGGGAGCGGATTTCTGCCGCGATCAAGGAACGTCTGGACCGCCCGGTCGCCGAAGTTTTCAGTGACATCAACCCGATCCCACTGGCGGCGGCATCCGTGGCCCAGGTGCACCAGGCCACCTTGCTTGACGGGACCTCCGTGGTGATCAAGGTCCAGCGCCCCGGGGCCTTGGACCAGGTCAACCTGGACACGGACATCATCCTGCGGCTTGCGCACTGGCTGAACAAGACCACCCCGTGGGGCAAGTCCTTGGGTGTGTACACCCTGGCGCAGGGCTTTGCCGGGTCCCTAGAGGAGGAACTTGACTACCGGATCGAGCTGGAGAACATGCGCAGCATTGAGCATTCCCTGGCGGTGTCGGGCAACTTTTCCGTTTCCGTTCCCCACGCGTACCCGGAATTTTCCAGCGAACGGCTGCTGGTCATGGACACGCTGCCAGGGCGCCCCGTTAGCTCAGCCGGCACCCTGCTGGCCGGTCTGAACGCTGAGGAACGCAGCGCCCTGGCCACCACCTTGCTCGGCGCCACCCTTGAGCAGATCGTCTCAGACGGCGTCTTCCACGCCGACCTGCACGCAGGAAACATCTTCATCACCTCGGAGGGGACCCTGGGCCTGCTGGACTTCGGTGCCGTGGGCCGCTTGGACCCGGCCACGCAAACCGCACTGGGCATGATGCTGTATTCCATTGACAAAAACGACAGTGCCGGGGCCACCGACGCGCTCATCGAACTGCTGGACCGTCCCGACACCCTGGATGAAAGGGCGCTGGAACGCGAACTCGGGCAGCTGCTCACCCGCTACCGGGTCGGGTTTGGCCCCGGCGGCAGCCAGAAGATGTTCGGCGATCTGATGTCACTGGTCATCGCCTACAAGTTCGCCGTGCCCGCCCAGATCGGCGCCGCCTTCAGGGCCCTGGCCGCCGTCGAAGGCACCTTGCAAATCATCGACCCGACCATGGATCTGGTAGCCGCCTCCCGCGCCGAGGGCAGCCGGCTCATGGCCGACAGATTCAAGCTCGGCAGCGTCAAGGACGAGCTGGAGCAACGCGCCATGCAACTACTGCCGCTGCTCAACCGGCTCCCGCGACGCCTCAACAAGATCACCGAGGACCTCGAACACGGGCGCTTCAACATGAACGTGCGCGTCCTGGCCCATCCTTCGGACAGGCGCTACCTCACCGGATTGTTCCAGCAGCTGATCGTGGCCGTTTTGGCGGGGTCGGCCGTACTGGGCTCCATCATGCTGATCACCAGCAACGAAGGCCCCTTGCTGACCGGGCAGATCCACCTATACGGCGTGTTTGGATTCGCCCTGCTCTTTGGCGGGTTCGTGCTGGGCATGCGGGCCCTGATGCTGGTCTTCAAGCGAGACGTCGACGCCTAG
- a CDS encoding LPXTG cell wall anchor domain-containing protein, which translates to MCTAVLFCLVAPAAYAADELHVSWDGDAWSEQLSEPLFDPALRWVPGDFEVKVFYIRNHAKGGATLTIAVTTTDRDHLLRYEDIRLSARVASGDWVDLERTEQNFRLNNEALHAGEVRKVEVRAHFDSDSPNRSQNKELALNFRVVLSDEQVATEDPEGPGTNDEESTGPLPQTGASDVRWSIITAGIAMGVGIALLGMRKREETEHERSH; encoded by the coding sequence GTGTGTACCGCGGTCCTCTTCTGCCTGGTGGCGCCAGCCGCGTACGCAGCCGATGAGTTGCATGTCAGCTGGGACGGCGACGCTTGGTCAGAGCAGTTGAGTGAACCGCTGTTCGATCCCGCACTGCGCTGGGTTCCCGGCGACTTTGAAGTAAAAGTTTTCTATATCCGCAACCATGCCAAGGGTGGAGCGACTCTCACGATAGCGGTTACCACTACCGATCGTGATCACCTTCTGCGCTATGAGGACATCAGGCTCTCGGCGCGCGTCGCTTCAGGTGATTGGGTGGATTTGGAGCGCACGGAGCAGAACTTCCGGCTAAACAATGAAGCGCTGCATGCTGGTGAGGTACGTAAAGTAGAGGTGCGCGCTCATTTTGATTCGGACTCACCGAACCGCTCTCAAAACAAAGAACTGGCACTGAATTTTCGCGTGGTTCTTTCCGATGAACAAGTCGCAACCGAAGACCCTGAGGGGCCAGGAACTAATGACGAGGAATCCACTGGGCCTCTTCCGCAGACGGGAGCGTCAGACGTCCGCTGGTCAATCATTACTGCCGGAATCGCCATGGGTGTCGGCATTGCACTCCTAGGGATGCGTAAGCGAGAGGAGACCGAACATGAGAGATCACACTGA
- a CDS encoding AI-2E family transporter — MALISASRRENVAGYTNRILENVGRYLSGMVLLALANATFSVVVLLIMGVPGPFVIGIVAFLVTLIPMIGTVLTTFAMSLLAPVHSPTAGLVVYIAMLVYMQLEAYVFTPKVMSKAVKIPGSVVLISAVAGGPLFGLPGALVAIPISAGVILVLSEVVLPAKNRS; from the coding sequence TTGGCTTTGATCTCGGCTTCGCGCCGAGAGAACGTGGCCGGCTACACCAACCGGATCCTAGAAAATGTGGGCCGCTACCTCAGCGGGATGGTGCTGCTCGCACTGGCCAACGCGACGTTCAGCGTCGTCGTGCTGCTCATTATGGGTGTGCCCGGCCCGTTCGTCATCGGGATCGTGGCCTTCCTGGTCACCCTGATCCCGATGATCGGCACCGTCCTGACCACCTTTGCCATGTCACTGCTGGCCCCGGTCCATTCCCCGACGGCCGGCCTGGTCGTCTATATTGCCATGCTGGTGTACATGCAGTTGGAGGCCTACGTGTTCACCCCGAAGGTCATGAGCAAGGCCGTGAAGATCCCGGGCTCGGTGGTGCTGATCTCCGCGGTGGCCGGCGGGCCCCTCTTCGGGCTGCCCGGGGCGCTCGTGGCCATCCCCATTTCCGCCGGCGTGATCCTAGTCCTGAGTGAAGTGGTCCTGCCCGCCAAGAACCGCAGCTGA